A single region of the Novipirellula aureliae genome encodes:
- a CDS encoding glucan biosynthesis protein has product MRFGFVLILSILLIDESGVYAQPAGIEESTAIAMTDIRSYGSLQQLAKRTSEQPYISAAPLDDVLANLDYEQYREIHFRHDQAVWKETDSPFWLETFHRGFVQRDRVSLFTIEDSKVEEIRFSPDNFRYGTETEHVLTKRLASLVDAGHAGVRVVGCFPKATDVQEMLTFLGSSYFRGRSSDTVYGSSARGLAVNIGLPCSEEFPAFTAFWIQKAKPMDKTLSIMALLDSPSLSGAYAFEFEPGTMGTTVDVRSSLYFREIPEKIGIAPITSMWMWGDGLEGPELDNRPSVHDADGLLIRDRQGDRIWRPFARQSYPSVTRIATSGVAGFGLIQRNRDFEHYQDSNAQYHRRPNVWIEPLNHWEKGSIELLELPGAHEGVDNIGAYWVPQQPPRLGEPYNLHYRVHFSSQEIGGDSNVAKATQLSVERSEQRNRDFKRIKLDVRFAGQILENIDPQSLIVDAHTVRGNLISKTVKKTTQGDRLVSLEIEPIEHAPVEVTVALMHAGKDVSERFVYLCPDETPKFMYPQIYTRKE; this is encoded by the coding sequence ATGCGTTTTGGCTTTGTTTTGATTCTTTCTATTCTTTTGATTGATGAATCAGGGGTTTATGCGCAGCCGGCGGGCATCGAAGAAAGCACCGCCATCGCGATGACAGATATCAGGAGCTACGGATCGCTTCAGCAATTGGCAAAACGAACGTCGGAGCAACCGTACATTTCGGCTGCGCCCCTTGATGACGTGCTGGCCAATCTCGATTACGAGCAGTATCGCGAGATTCACTTTCGACACGATCAAGCGGTATGGAAGGAGACCGACTCACCGTTTTGGCTTGAAACCTTTCATCGTGGGTTCGTTCAACGCGATCGTGTGTCGTTGTTTACCATCGAAGATAGCAAGGTCGAAGAGATTCGGTTTTCGCCTGACAACTTTCGTTATGGAACGGAAACAGAGCACGTTTTGACCAAACGGCTGGCATCGCTTGTTGACGCAGGGCATGCAGGTGTTCGTGTCGTTGGTTGTTTCCCCAAGGCGACCGATGTCCAAGAGATGCTAACGTTTTTGGGGTCGAGCTACTTTCGTGGTCGTAGCTCTGATACGGTCTACGGGAGTTCCGCACGTGGTTTGGCCGTTAATATCGGCTTGCCCTGCTCTGAAGAGTTCCCCGCGTTCACCGCGTTTTGGATCCAAAAAGCGAAGCCAATGGACAAGACGTTGTCGATCATGGCACTTCTGGATAGTCCCAGTTTGAGTGGAGCTTATGCGTTTGAATTTGAACCGGGGACGATGGGAACGACGGTTGACGTTCGCAGTTCGCTTTATTTCCGAGAGATTCCTGAGAAGATTGGAATCGCTCCGATAACAAGTATGTGGATGTGGGGCGATGGACTTGAAGGACCGGAACTCGACAATCGGCCATCGGTTCACGATGCCGATGGGTTGTTAATTCGAGATCGGCAAGGCGATAGGATTTGGCGACCGTTTGCTCGCCAAAGCTATCCCTCGGTGACTCGAATCGCGACCAGCGGCGTCGCCGGATTTGGCTTGATCCAGCGTAACCGGGATTTCGAACACTACCAAGATTCCAATGCGCAATACCATCGTCGTCCGAACGTCTGGATCGAGCCGCTAAATCATTGGGAAAAAGGATCGATCGAACTACTCGAACTGCCCGGGGCTCATGAAGGTGTCGACAATATCGGTGCCTATTGGGTTCCTCAGCAACCGCCTCGTTTAGGCGAGCCGTACAATCTTCATTACCGCGTCCACTTTTCTTCGCAAGAGATCGGTGGCGACTCAAATGTAGCCAAAGCCACGCAGTTGAGTGTTGAAAGGAGCGAACAGCGGAATCGAGATTTCAAACGGATCAAGCTCGATGTCCGCTTTGCGGGACAGATTTTGGAGAATATTGACCCACAATCGCTGATAGTGGACGCTCATACCGTGCGTGGTAACCTGATATCCAAGACGGTAAAAAAGACGACACAAGGTGACAGGCTCGTCTCCCTTGAAATCGAACCGATCGAGCACGCGCCGGTCGAGGTAACGGTCGCACTGATGCACGCGGGCAAAGACGTATCCGAGCGATTTGTCTACTTGTGTCCCGACGAAACTCCCAAATTTATGTATCCACAAATCTACACGCGGAAGGAATGA
- the mdoH gene encoding glucans biosynthesis glucosyltransferase MdoH, with translation MKTTTTGLSFHRRMRAIRALVALATLLMTLLASSSYIAVASNGAGINIIEWMSVPLFAILFGWIAFSFWLATLGFVVASRERRQEGRGQEVWQTKESKGAVVSSKRTAVLMPIYNESPTRVFAGVKAMMLEWKHRNLAEQFDFYILSDTTDHEVWLEEEAAWSKLTESLGSSDHLYYRHRPANTARKAGNIADFVQRWGAHHDYMIILDADSLVSATTMSAMVERMDGDERLGILQIPPVPIGRMSLFARIQQFSASVYGPIFVKGFSAWAGNEGNYWGHNAIIRVEAFRRHCNLPILPGKPPLGGEILSHDFVEAALLVRAGWKVQVATDIGGSYEECPTTLADYAQRDQRWCQGNLQHAKLLLAENFNSLSRLHFGCGVMAYSASPIWVLFTLFCMVGMAIDSYTNRPMASSGMGPGALMIFIAAMLLLLLPKAWGVLLIGGNREQTRRHGGYIRLWVSAIVETACSVLLSPIMAIFHTRFVIAVLRGANVHWSAQQRDERGVRWGEAFQQFYAITFGGVVATVLIALFLPRLLAWFSPLLAGVLLSIPIAVAMGSQRLGRWLHNRGLLLVPAETHPPIICVYHQHALSESINDSGDSPRRSWFEQVLSDPKAFARHIHVQQITSSDTKLPLHQAKAIEATFADGGANAIPKELLYGLLLDSELLKKLHIESQMPNFS, from the coding sequence ATGAAGACGACGACAACCGGTTTATCGTTCCATCGACGGATGCGAGCGATTCGCGCCTTGGTGGCTTTGGCAACACTGCTGATGACGCTCCTTGCCTCATCGAGCTACATTGCGGTGGCCAGCAATGGAGCGGGCATCAACATTATTGAATGGATGAGTGTCCCTTTGTTCGCCATCTTGTTCGGATGGATCGCTTTCTCGTTCTGGCTCGCAACGCTCGGCTTCGTTGTTGCCTCGCGTGAACGACGTCAGGAGGGACGAGGGCAGGAGGTTTGGCAAACGAAGGAATCAAAAGGAGCGGTCGTTTCATCGAAGCGGACGGCGGTTCTGATGCCAATCTACAATGAATCACCGACAAGGGTGTTTGCGGGTGTGAAGGCGATGATGCTTGAATGGAAACACCGCAACTTGGCGGAACAATTCGACTTCTACATCCTCAGCGATACAACGGACCATGAGGTCTGGCTTGAAGAAGAGGCCGCATGGTCCAAGTTGACGGAGTCACTTGGTAGCAGTGACCACTTGTACTACCGGCACCGGCCCGCGAACACGGCCCGCAAAGCGGGGAACATTGCCGATTTTGTTCAACGTTGGGGGGCACACCATGATTATATGATCATCCTTGACGCCGATAGTCTCGTTTCGGCTACGACGATGTCCGCGATGGTGGAGCGAATGGATGGGGATGAGCGGCTTGGTATTCTGCAAATCCCCCCCGTTCCCATCGGACGAATGTCATTGTTTGCACGAATCCAGCAATTTTCCGCTAGTGTTTACGGCCCGATTTTCGTCAAAGGCTTCTCCGCTTGGGCTGGCAACGAAGGCAATTACTGGGGACACAACGCGATCATTCGTGTGGAAGCGTTCAGGCGTCACTGCAACCTGCCGATCCTGCCTGGCAAACCGCCTCTTGGTGGCGAGATTTTGAGCCACGACTTTGTCGAAGCAGCCTTGCTGGTTCGTGCCGGCTGGAAGGTCCAAGTCGCTACCGATATCGGCGGCAGCTACGAGGAGTGCCCAACGACGTTGGCGGATTATGCCCAGCGAGATCAGCGATGGTGTCAAGGCAATCTACAGCACGCCAAGTTGTTGCTTGCGGAAAACTTCAACTCCCTCAGTCGCCTGCATTTCGGATGTGGCGTGATGGCATACTCAGCATCGCCGATTTGGGTTTTGTTTACGCTGTTCTGTATGGTTGGAATGGCGATCGACTCTTACACAAACCGTCCAATGGCTTCTAGCGGGATGGGGCCAGGAGCACTGATGATTTTCATCGCCGCAATGTTGTTGTTGCTGTTACCTAAAGCCTGGGGCGTGCTGTTGATAGGTGGAAACCGGGAACAAACACGCCGCCATGGTGGATACATCCGTTTGTGGGTCAGCGCCATTGTGGAAACGGCCTGTTCGGTTCTGTTGTCTCCGATCATGGCCATCTTCCATACCCGTTTTGTGATCGCGGTACTTCGCGGCGCAAACGTGCATTGGTCCGCTCAACAGCGTGACGAGCGGGGCGTTCGATGGGGGGAAGCGTTCCAGCAATTCTACGCGATTACGTTTGGCGGTGTTGTCGCCACGGTCCTGATCGCTCTCTTTCTTCCGCGATTGTTAGCTTGGTTCTCACCACTGTTAGCAGGAGTCTTGTTGTCGATCCCGATCGCGGTCGCAATGGGCAGCCAGCGTTTGGGACGCTGGCTCCACAATCGCGGGCTCTTGCTAGTACCCGCGGAAACGCACCCACCGATTATCTGTGTTTACCATCAACACGCATTGTCGGAATCCATCAACGATAGCGGCGACTCGCCCAGGCGAAGCTGGTTTGAACAAGTTCTCTCCGACCCCAAAGCCTTTGCAAGGCATATTCATGTTCAGCAAATAACGTCATCCGATACCAAGTTGCCGTTACATCAAGCGAAAGCGATCGAAGCAACCTTCGCAGACGGCGGAGCAAACGCAATCCCAAAAGAACTGCTTTATGGATTGTTATTGGATAGCGAGCTCTTAAAGAAATTGCACATCGAATCTCAAATGCCAAATTTCAGCTAG
- a CDS encoding glucoamylase family protein, which translates to MKRMKIRRRTVLGSALSLPLSFSLSKASDLDDRDHQITDHERAFLIDMQRCCYQYFLEASDPTTALVSDRASTDGRSPSRQASIAACGFSLASHCVAAHHQWLPRGEIAERVRLLLRSLLEKADHHKGFLYHFLDRSTGRRMWKSEASTIDTALMIAGAMTVSTLFSDDEKIVELADALYCRVDWNWMLGSNDCMHMGWTPERGMIPNQWDRFSELIILVFLAIGAPQRPIPPRCWRAWQRESMLTFGGIEYLNYPPLFVHQYPLAFFDVREYRSPNGRDYFQNSVIAHKAHIDFLTRLGLKYPERLGHYSKDLWGLTSSDSESGYRDWGGPYQEGRIEPDRGIDGTLVPSAAAGGLPFVPEQSLRTLMLQKTRFEDAIYGRYGFVNAYNPVTHWVDPDVIGIDTGITLLMAENMMSGTVWDYFMRHPAAKRSLMLTGFKRISG; encoded by the coding sequence ATGAAACGAATGAAGATCAGGCGGCGAACCGTACTAGGGTCCGCATTGTCGTTACCGCTATCATTCTCACTCTCGAAAGCTTCCGATTTGGACGATCGCGATCATCAAATAACCGATCACGAGCGAGCCTTTTTGATCGACATGCAGCGATGCTGCTATCAATATTTTCTCGAAGCCTCCGATCCAACGACGGCGCTGGTGTCGGATCGCGCGTCGACCGATGGACGTTCGCCAAGTCGTCAAGCAAGCATTGCTGCTTGCGGTTTTTCATTGGCATCGCACTGTGTCGCGGCACATCATCAATGGCTGCCTCGCGGAGAAATTGCCGAGCGAGTACGGTTGTTGCTTCGTTCTTTGCTTGAAAAAGCAGATCATCACAAAGGATTTTTGTATCATTTCTTGGATCGATCGACCGGACGACGGATGTGGAAAAGCGAGGCCTCTACCATCGATACGGCGCTGATGATTGCGGGGGCGATGACCGTATCAACCCTATTTTCCGATGACGAAAAAATTGTCGAGTTGGCAGATGCGTTGTATTGCCGAGTCGATTGGAATTGGATGCTCGGCAGCAACGATTGTATGCATATGGGTTGGACACCCGAACGTGGAATGATCCCAAACCAGTGGGACCGGTTTAGCGAGTTAATCATCTTAGTATTCTTGGCGATCGGAGCTCCACAGCGACCGATTCCGCCCCGTTGTTGGCGAGCGTGGCAACGTGAATCGATGCTGACGTTCGGTGGTATCGAATATCTAAACTACCCACCGCTGTTTGTGCATCAGTACCCGCTGGCGTTTTTTGACGTGCGAGAATACCGTTCACCAAATGGTAGGGACTATTTTCAAAACTCCGTCATTGCCCACAAAGCCCATATCGATTTTCTGACCCGGCTCGGCCTGAAGTACCCAGAGCGACTTGGTCATTACAGCAAGGATCTTTGGGGGCTGACCAGCAGCGACAGCGAGTCGGGCTACCGAGATTGGGGTGGGCCGTACCAGGAAGGGCGCATCGAGCCAGATCGTGGGATCGATGGCACGTTGGTCCCCAGCGCCGCAGCGGGCGGGCTACCGTTCGTGCCTGAACAATCGTTGCGCACCCTGATGCTGCAAAAAACGCGATTCGAGGATGCCATCTATGGTCGCTATGGTTTCGTGAACGCCTACAACCCTGTCACCCATTGGGTCGATCCCGATGTCATTGGCATCGATACCGGGATCACGTTGCTGATGGCAGAAAATATGATGTCGGGAACGGTGTGGGATTACTTCATGCGTCATCCCGCTGCGAAGAGATCTCTTATGTTGACTGGATTCAAACGGATTTCTGGATGA
- a CDS encoding aldo/keto reductase codes for MDTPTHPIVLGLWPIAGVTTIGVTQADAAATIRAAIDSGITRFDTAFSYGYDGESDKALRPFLQQDRDRYFVIGKVGQRWTEDKKRVIDGSHRQLVADAETSLRRLGIERFDTLMLHSIDPKVEIEISACAIEEMRQRGLAANIGVCNVDESQYQSFKSVAHCDAIQTPLNWLQRHALDELIPACAADDCKVYVYWTLMKGLLSGGISRDHRFAEGDSRPGYSVFQGEARARTHDILDALGPIADREGLTVGQLSIGWAISQPGVTAALVGARRADQILETSQAVRLGGEVVEEMNEMIESAGS; via the coding sequence ATGGACACTCCCACCCATCCAATCGTTCTTGGTCTCTGGCCGATCGCTGGCGTTACGACCATCGGTGTGACGCAAGCGGATGCTGCGGCAACCATTCGTGCGGCGATTGATAGCGGCATCACTCGTTTTGATACCGCGTTCAGCTACGGTTATGACGGCGAAAGTGACAAGGCCTTGCGTCCGTTTTTGCAACAGGATCGCGATCGCTACTTCGTGATCGGGAAGGTAGGTCAACGTTGGACCGAGGACAAAAAGCGTGTGATCGACGGATCGCATCGGCAACTGGTTGCCGATGCGGAAACCTCGCTTCGCAGACTAGGTATCGAACGATTCGATACGCTCATGCTTCATAGTATTGACCCGAAGGTCGAGATTGAGATTTCGGCCTGCGCGATCGAAGAAATGCGGCAGCGAGGATTGGCGGCCAACATAGGCGTTTGCAATGTGGATGAATCACAGTACCAATCGTTCAAGAGCGTGGCCCACTGCGATGCGATACAAACGCCGCTTAATTGGTTACAACGTCATGCACTCGATGAATTGATTCCCGCGTGTGCGGCCGATGACTGCAAGGTTTATGTTTATTGGACACTCATGAAGGGGCTATTGTCGGGAGGGATTTCGCGAGACCATCGCTTTGCCGAAGGCGATAGCCGACCGGGATATTCGGTCTTTCAAGGGGAGGCAAGAGCGCGAACACACGACATTTTGGACGCACTGGGACCGATTGCGGATCGAGAGGGGCTGACGGTTGGTCAATTGTCGATCGGTTGGGCCATTTCGCAGCCGGGTGTGACCGCAGCACTGGTCGGTGCTCGGCGTGCGGACCAGATTCTTGAAACCAGCCAAGCGGTGCGGCTTGGGGGGGAAGTGGTCGAAGAGATGAACGAAATGATCGAATCGGCAGGTTCGTAA
- a CDS encoding elongation factor G, whose amino-acid sequence MARTSTLRWRNLAVCGHSSAGKTTLVDRLLAETQAVSGSPDVQNGTSICDFEPEEKTHKHSIESSLVHLKCGEDEFNLIDTPGYPDFVGGMIGALAAVETAVVCIDAHSGIQMNTRRAMEEAGNRGLARILVITKMDDAQADFKSLVEQCKEIWGSAVIPLQIPVGQGETFQSVASAVELPIEARAAVVNVAHAHEQLVEELVESDEVLMEQYLEGKMPAVPAIKELLRKAVISGDAIPVLCVSSTTGVGVKELISLIDEIAPAPDEIERTATDENGETVTLDQSVDGPLAAQVFKVRVDPFVQKLSYVRVFGGSLSKDQSVAITDARKDVKLNALLRVQGEQSEPIESASAGQIVAIAKMEDMHVGTSIGAFQLPKIAFPEPMVGLAISPSRRGDENKLSTAMHKLTEEDQTLTLTRDSQTGELVMTGMSELHLQMLRERLARRDKIEIETHDPRIPYRETITTSAEGSYRHKKQSGGRGQFGEVHIRMLPLPRGTDIESFAVKARFPSIKSYHYHPENNFLWVDSVVGGVIPGNFMPAIEKGFIERMAKGVIAGYTIQDVAVEVHYGKHHPVDSSEAAFKMAGSLAFRNVFREAKPALLEPVVHLHVVAPEDSVGDIYSDMSSRGGRVLGSTAMRGGVHSIDCEVPLRSVGHYNRTLSSVTGGQGSYSINFSHYETMPADVQRQLMEAVKEELEETTA is encoded by the coding sequence ATGGCACGCACATCCACCCTTCGCTGGAGGAATCTCGCAGTCTGCGGTCATTCTTCGGCTGGCAAGACTACACTCGTCGATCGCTTGCTGGCCGAAACCCAAGCCGTTTCTGGCTCACCAGACGTCCAGAATGGGACGAGCATTTGTGACTTTGAACCGGAAGAAAAAACTCACAAACATTCCATCGAATCCTCGCTCGTGCATCTGAAGTGCGGGGAAGACGAATTCAATTTGATCGACACTCCGGGCTACCCCGATTTTGTTGGCGGCATGATCGGAGCCTTAGCCGCTGTTGAAACCGCCGTCGTATGCATCGACGCCCACAGCGGTATCCAAATGAACACGCGCCGTGCGATGGAAGAGGCCGGAAATCGCGGGTTGGCACGTATCTTGGTCATCACCAAAATGGATGACGCTCAGGCCGACTTCAAGTCATTGGTCGAACAGTGCAAAGAGATATGGGGGTCTGCCGTGATTCCGCTGCAAATCCCGGTCGGCCAAGGCGAGACGTTCCAATCGGTCGCATCGGCGGTCGAGTTGCCAATCGAAGCACGTGCTGCCGTCGTCAACGTCGCCCATGCTCACGAACAATTGGTTGAAGAGTTGGTCGAGAGTGATGAAGTATTGATGGAGCAGTATCTCGAAGGAAAAATGCCGGCGGTTCCCGCGATCAAGGAATTGCTTCGCAAAGCGGTCATTAGTGGCGATGCGATTCCCGTCCTTTGCGTGTCATCAACAACGGGCGTTGGCGTCAAAGAACTCATTTCGCTAATCGACGAAATCGCTCCAGCACCCGACGAGATTGAGCGGACCGCGACCGACGAAAACGGCGAAACAGTGACTCTCGACCAATCGGTTGATGGACCGTTGGCCGCTCAAGTGTTTAAAGTACGGGTGGACCCCTTTGTGCAAAAACTCAGCTACGTACGGGTCTTTGGTGGTTCGCTGAGCAAAGACCAATCCGTCGCTATCACCGATGCGAGGAAAGATGTCAAACTGAACGCTTTGTTGCGAGTTCAAGGCGAACAGAGCGAACCGATCGAATCCGCATCCGCGGGCCAAATTGTGGCTATCGCCAAAATGGAAGACATGCACGTCGGTACCTCGATCGGTGCGTTCCAATTGCCCAAGATCGCTTTCCCCGAACCAATGGTCGGTTTGGCGATTTCCCCGAGCCGACGAGGTGACGAAAACAAACTCTCGACGGCGATGCACAAATTGACCGAAGAAGACCAGACGCTGACTCTGACACGCGATTCGCAAACGGGCGAATTGGTAATGACGGGTATGAGCGAGCTGCATCTGCAAATGCTACGCGAACGTTTGGCTCGGCGCGACAAAATTGAAATCGAAACTCACGATCCGCGTATTCCTTACCGCGAAACGATCACGACGTCAGCGGAAGGATCCTATCGGCACAAGAAGCAATCAGGTGGCCGTGGTCAATTTGGCGAAGTACACATCCGCATGCTGCCGCTGCCACGCGGGACCGACATTGAATCGTTCGCCGTGAAAGCAAGGTTCCCGAGTATCAAGTCGTATCACTACCACCCCGAAAACAATTTTCTGTGGGTCGACTCCGTGGTCGGTGGGGTGATTCCCGGCAATTTCATGCCTGCGATCGAAAAAGGTTTCATCGAACGGATGGCCAAAGGTGTCATCGCTGGCTACACGATCCAAGATGTTGCCGTCGAAGTTCACTACGGAAAACACCATCCCGTCGACAGTAGCGAAGCGGCCTTCAAGATGGCTGGCAGCTTGGCTTTCCGCAATGTCTTTCGAGAGGCCAAACCGGCTCTCCTGGAACCTGTCGTCCATTTGCATGTCGTTGCCCCCGAGGATTCGGTCGGTGATATCTATAGTGACATGAGTAGCCGTGGCGGACGGGTGCTCGGCAGTACTGCGATGCGTGGCGGTGTGCACTCGATCGATTGTGAGGTTCCGCTTCGCAGCGTCGGTCACTACAACCGAACGCTAAGCAGTGTGACGGGCGGCCAAGGAAGTTATTCGATTAACTTCAGCCACTACGAAACAATGCCAGCCGACGTACAGCGTCAACTGATGGAAGCGGTCAAGGAAGAGCTCGAAGAAACCACCGCGTAA
- the lpdA gene encoding dihydrolipoyl dehydrogenase produces the protein MKTVKHDLVILGGGPAGYVAAIRAAQLGIDVACIDENDRFGGTCLRVGCIPSKALLESSHLYHEAKHKLADHGVQIDNVDFDLDKMMARKTKIVDALTGGIDMLFKKRGVTPYRGRGKFRDVESIEVEGKDKVLIQAKRILVCSGSRPAALSFIEEDGERIGNSTMALSLSEVPKRLVVIGGGYIGLEMGSVWNRLGSEVIVLEAMDRIMPGIDGEIAQMAHRTFKRQGLDIRTSTFVDSATSDGDKCIVKIKDGESIECDRVLLATGRTPATDNLGLETIGLETDKRGFLTVNSEYETSVEGVYAIGDCIGGAMLAHKAMEEAIVCVERLAGMKSHMNYEVIPAVVYTHPEIGMVGKTEEELNEQGVKFNKGICPFGANGRARTLNDIEGRVKILADATTDRVLGVHIIGNRAGDLIAEAASAMEFGASSEDIARTCHAHPTLAEAVHEAALAVGGRAIHTA, from the coding sequence ATGAAAACTGTAAAGCATGATTTAGTAATCCTTGGTGGCGGTCCAGCTGGCTATGTCGCCGCGATCCGCGCCGCCCAGCTTGGCATCGACGTTGCCTGTATCGATGAAAATGATCGCTTCGGCGGCACATGCCTGCGAGTGGGGTGTATTCCCAGCAAGGCGCTATTGGAATCGAGCCATCTGTACCACGAAGCCAAACACAAACTCGCCGATCATGGCGTACAAATCGACAATGTCGATTTTGATCTCGATAAGATGATGGCACGCAAGACCAAGATCGTCGACGCTTTGACTGGCGGTATCGATATGCTGTTTAAAAAACGAGGGGTGACACCCTATCGTGGTCGCGGAAAGTTTCGTGATGTTGAATCGATTGAAGTCGAGGGCAAAGACAAGGTATTGATTCAAGCCAAACGGATTCTCGTTTGCAGCGGTAGTCGGCCAGCTGCACTGAGCTTTATCGAAGAAGATGGCGAGCGGATTGGGAACAGCACGATGGCGCTTTCGCTGAGCGAAGTGCCGAAACGGTTGGTCGTGATCGGCGGTGGCTACATCGGCTTGGAAATGGGCAGCGTGTGGAACCGACTCGGTAGCGAAGTGATCGTGCTCGAAGCGATGGATCGGATCATGCCAGGGATCGATGGTGAGATCGCTCAAATGGCCCACCGCACCTTCAAACGCCAAGGACTCGATATCCGCACCAGTACGTTTGTCGATTCCGCGACCAGCGACGGTGACAAGTGCATTGTCAAGATTAAAGACGGTGAATCGATCGAGTGCGACCGCGTTTTGTTGGCTACCGGACGAACACCCGCGACCGACAACCTTGGTCTCGAAACGATTGGACTTGAAACCGACAAACGCGGCTTCCTCACCGTCAATTCGGAATACGAAACTTCCGTCGAAGGAGTCTATGCGATCGGCGATTGCATCGGAGGAGCAATGTTGGCGCACAAGGCGATGGAAGAAGCAATCGTATGCGTCGAGCGGCTCGCGGGAATGAAGAGTCATATGAACTACGAAGTGATCCCAGCGGTGGTCTACACGCACCCCGAAATTGGCATGGTTGGAAAGACCGAAGAGGAACTCAACGAACAAGGGGTTAAGTTCAATAAGGGGATCTGCCCGTTTGGTGCCAACGGTCGTGCTCGAACATTAAACGATATCGAGGGACGAGTCAAAATTTTGGCCGACGCAACGACAGACCGTGTTCTCGGGGTGCATATCATCGGTAACCGGGCTGGCGACTTGATCGCCGAGGCCGCGTCGGCGATGGAGTTTGGTGCTAGCAGCGAAGATATCGCCCGTACCTGTCACGCGCATCCAACCCTCGCCGAAGCGGTCCACGAAGCTGCCTTAGCGGTCGGCGGCCGGGCGATTCATACGGCGTAG